In Chryseobacterium camelliae, one DNA window encodes the following:
- a CDS encoding TlpA family protein disulfide reductase: protein MKKGIIYIVIILLIAGIVLITGVKSFLQEQFFPVATIENAVTIPAEDYDIELQGINVPDSNLKNFKDKTVFLNFWGTWCPPCRKEWPTIQKLYEGRKDKVDFVLIAMNDQEDAVKKFLKENNYSVPVYIAQSPISEKLLPKVFPTTYLLGKNGRILMKEDASKDWNTESVHRFIDTVTQ, encoded by the coding sequence ATGAAAAAAGGAATCATCTATATTGTCATTATACTACTGATTGCGGGTATCGTACTGATAACGGGAGTGAAAAGCTTTCTTCAGGAACAGTTTTTTCCTGTAGCAACAATTGAAAATGCAGTGACCATTCCTGCCGAAGACTATGATATAGAGCTGCAGGGCATCAATGTGCCGGACAGCAATCTTAAGAACTTTAAAGATAAAACGGTTTTCCTCAATTTCTGGGGAACATGGTGTCCGCCATGCCGGAAAGAGTGGCCTACCATCCAGAAGCTATACGAAGGCAGAAAGGACAAGGTAGACTTCGTATTGATTGCGATGAATGATCAGGAAGACGCCGTAAAAAAATTCCTGAAGGAAAACAACTATTCTGTTCCTGTATATATTGCCCAGAGCCCGATCTCTGAAAAGCTGTTGCCAAAGGTTTTCCCTACTACGTACTTACTGGGGAAAAACGGCAGGATACTGATGAAAGAAGATGCTTCAAAAGACTGGAATACAGAGTCTGTACACCGGTTTATAGATACGGTAACCCAATAA
- a CDS encoding YkvA family protein → MKYSKLSLAKEAINHKGFVRKIPDIFRMINMWRKGLYPIRSIDMILPLLGLLYVISPIDLLPEVAIPVLGVMDDLAVLSLTIPKLIKEVDKFLLWEAEQKYSSSPTKVIDAEIIK, encoded by the coding sequence ATGAAGTATTCTAAACTGAGCCTTGCTAAGGAGGCTATTAACCATAAAGGATTTGTCAGAAAGATACCTGACATTTTCAGAATGATCAATATGTGGAGAAAAGGACTTTATCCTATCAGATCCATAGACATGATCCTGCCACTGCTGGGATTATTGTATGTGATCTCTCCTATCGATCTTCTTCCGGAGGTAGCAATACCGGTGCTTGGGGTAATGGATGACCTGGCCGTTTTATCACTCACCATCCCTAAGCTCATTAAAGAAGTCGATAAATTTTTGCTGTGGGAAGCTGAGCAGAAATATTCCTCTTCCCCAACCAAGGTCATTGATGCCGAAATTATAAAATAA
- a CDS encoding thioredoxin family protein, with amino-acid sequence MKNYWDSAITFEEYVAIGKQRLEYPGNEKDLEYKPYYELGLQRIERTLKKYIPDPDQIAELEGKQFKGKILIISEVWCGDASATVPALVKFFEGHNEVKIFLRDSDKSLINQFLTNGTESIPKVIILNENDEVKASWGPRPAYGRELLMKHKADPENYPKEHFYNDLQIYYAKNRGKDAVQEILELL; translated from the coding sequence ATGAAAAATTACTGGGACAGCGCCATTACATTTGAAGAGTATGTGGCCATAGGAAAACAGAGGCTGGAGTATCCCGGCAATGAAAAAGACCTGGAATATAAGCCGTATTATGAATTGGGGCTTCAGAGGATTGAAAGGACACTAAAGAAATACATTCCGGACCCGGACCAGATCGCTGAACTTGAAGGCAAGCAGTTTAAAGGAAAGATACTGATTATCTCTGAAGTATGGTGCGGCGATGCCAGCGCCACAGTCCCCGCACTGGTAAAATTCTTTGAAGGCCATAATGAAGTTAAAATTTTCCTCAGGGATTCCGATAAAAGTCTGATCAACCAGTTCCTTACCAATGGTACGGAATCTATCCCGAAAGTGATCATCCTGAATGAAAACGATGAAGTAAAAGCTTCCTGGGGTCCAAGACCGGCTTACGGAAGGGAGCTACTGATGAAGCATAAAGCTGATCCTGAAAACTATCCTAAAGAACATTTTTACAATGACCTGCAGATCTACTATGCTAAGAACAGAGGCAAAGATGCGGTGCAGGAAATTCTGGAACTGCTATGA